A single window of Dendropsophus ebraccatus isolate aDenEbr1 chromosome 5, aDenEbr1.pat, whole genome shotgun sequence DNA harbors:
- the LOC138792277 gene encoding dicarboxylate carrier UCP2-like: protein MVGLKPTEVPPTLTVKFVGAGAAACIADLVTFPLDTAKVRLQIQGEGLAGVRVVQYKGVMGTIATMVKMEGASSLYNGLVAGLQRQMTFASIRIGMYDSVKKFYCRGSENSGVMCRILAGCTTGALAVTCAQPTDVVKVRFQADVRVIDGNRRYNGTVDAYKTIAKEEGVRGLWKGTIPNITRNAIVNCAELVTYDLIKEAILSRQLLTDNLPCHFLAAFGAGFCTTVVASPVDVVKTRYMNSAAGQYKNALDCAFTMLVNEGSFAFYKGFVPAFLRLGSWNIVMFVSYEQLKRAMMMAHGSWEDPH, encoded by the exons ATGGTCGGACTGAAGCCCACAGAGGTCCCCCCCACCCTGACGGTGAAGTTTGTGGGTGCCGGGGCAGCGGCCTGTATCGCGGATTTAGTCACCTTCCCACTGGACACAGCAAAAGTCAGACTGCAG ATCCAAGGCGAGGGACTGGCTGGTGTGCGGGTCGTCCAATATAAGGGAGTGATGGGGACTATTGCCACCATGGTGAAGATGGAGGGGGCATCCAGCCTCTACAATGGGCTGGTGGCCGGGCTGCAGCGACAGATGACGTTCGCCTCTATCCGGATCGGGATGTACGACTCAGTGAAGAAGTTTTACTGCCGCGGGTCAGAAA ATTCCGGGGTCATGTGCCGTATTCTGGCTGGATGCACCACTGGGGCCCTGGCCGTCACCTGCGCTCAGCCCACCGATGTGGTGAAAGTCAGGTTCCAGGCAGATGTCAGAGTAATAGATGGTAACAGGCGGTATAATGGCACAGTAGACGCCTACAAGACCATCGCCAAGGAGGAGGGAGTCCGAGGACTGTGGAAAG GGACCATACCTAACATCACCCGCAACGCTATTGTAAACTGTGCCGAATTAGTGACCTATGACCTGATCAAGGAAGCCATCCTGTCCCGCCAGCTCCTGACAG ATAACCTGCCATGTCACTTTTTGGCTGCGTTCGGTGCCGGTTTCTGTACGACAGTTGTGGCCTCTCCGGTAGATGTGGTGAAGACTCGGTACATGAACTCTGCAGCCGGGCAGTATAAGAATGCACTGGACTGCGCCTTTACCATGCTGGTTAATGAGGGAAGCTTCGCATTTTACAAGGG CTTTGTCCCGGCTTTCCTCCGTCTCGGTTCCTGGAATATCGTCATGTTCGTGAGCTACGAGCAGCTGAAGAGAGCGATGATGATGGCTCACGGATCCTGGGAAGACCCCCACTAA